The following is a genomic window from Bacillus sp. V2I10.
ATGGGCCTTCGTCTTTTTCCTGAAGAATGATTTTCCTGAACAAGACATGGGATCGACTTCATTTTTTGGGACAGCAAAACGCTTTGCAAAAGCATCAAAGCTTGCATGGGTCGCATTTCTTCCTACGTTCGGATATGGTTTTTTGGAAGCCTCTCTTAACGGAAATTATCCTGTGTATGCGCTTCGGACAGGAATAGATGTCTCATCTGTTTCCATTATCTTATCTTCCTTTGCCATCGGAGCCATTGTTTTTCAGCTTCCTCTCGGGATCATCAGCGACCGTTTCGGAAGAAGAAATACCCTTTTGTTCGTCATGCTGTTTGGATTTATTAGCTTTATGGCCGCAAGTTTTGCAGACACACTCATTCCGCTCGTTATCTGTTTCTTTACAGCTGGCATGCTTGTTGGGTCCACTTTTTCGCTTGGCATCAGCTTTATGGCTGATCTGCTTCCTAAAAACCTGCTTCCTGCAGGAAACCTGCTGTGCGGCATCTTTTTCAGCATCGGAAGCATATCCGGTCCTTTTTTAGGCGGATTATATATTGAGCATGTGGCATCAGCTAATTTTTTTCATGTAGTCAGCTTTATTTTGCTCCTTATTTTCATAACGACCGCTTTCTTTAAGCAGCCTGCTTTTAAAACCGCTAATAATTAAGAAAAGCGCAAGCGCCTGTTTAGCTCCGAAAGACAGATAAGGATCCGACAGAAAAGGCGCTTTTTGCCTTTACTGGCGGATCCGTTCTGGTCGAGGAGTTAGGCGATGGAGCTAGATATGTAAGCGCAAAAATTTCATACTCCCTAATCTCTAAAAAATTGGCGGTTTTTTTAAAATATAGGTTGAACATTTTGAATTGTCTGTTATATAATAGTATTAACAAATACATTCTGTATCATAACAATACTATAACAGGAGGAATTATTATTATGAAAAGACAAGAGCGCAAAAACATGATCGAATTTATCGCAAAAATGAAGGATATTGAAACAGAAACATTGATGTATATGACTGATGAGGATATCGAGCATATTTATTCATCGGCATATCATAGTTATATCCAGCTTGCTGAATAAACGAAAAGCGGAACCGACTGTTTAGACCCGACAGACAGATAAGAATTCCCCCGAAAAGTCCGGGTTTGACTTTTTGGGGGAATTTGTTCTGGCCGAGGGGCTAGGAGGTGCAGCTGGACAATGAAGAAAAGCGGAACCTCCGTTACCAAAAAAGCAAATCGCAGGGATAGCGATTTGCTTTTTTTAGTGGCAGCTGCACTGCTGAGTCAATCATTTAGCCGAAATCGTCATTTTATTAGCTGAAATTCACAATTATTTAGCGGATTTCCCGTTTTATTTCGATATTCAATTTAATTTAGCCGTTCATATTTTTGATATAGCCCAGTAATTAAATTATCTGGCCGAATTCTTTTCTATTTAGCATTAATCCTGCTTTAATAGCAGAATCAGCTTGATTTCAGAAGAAACCTGAGGCGACAGACAGATAAAAAAGCAAACCGCACAATAGCGGTTTGCTTTTTTGTTTAGTGGTAGCCGTTCTGACCGTTTGCACTGCCACTTGTTTTATGCTGCGGCTTGCTTTTTGAATTCTGCTTGTTATGGCTTCCGCCTTTTTTCGTATGCTTTGCCATGAAGATTCACCTGCCCAGCAAGATTTTGAAGACCTTGTCTTCTTCTTTACTGTTTCACTATTTTCCGCTTTCTATGACACACAATCCTTGGAAATATTAATGAGACCCTTTTCTTTTGTATAGAATGGCATTTAACTCTCCGCCAATCATAATGATCATTCCGGATAGATAAAACCAGATCATCAGAACAATGATTCCGCCTAAACTCCCATAGGCAGCACTGTAATGGCCAAAGCTCCCGACATAATAAGAAAAGGCAAATGACACGAAGGCCCATCCAATTGTGGCTAAAACAGCACCCGGCATTGCATCCTTCAGGTGCAAATGCTTATTCGGGGCAAAGAAATAAAGAGCTGTAAAAACAATGAACAAAATAATTGCACTGACAATCCATCTTCCCATATTCCACACGGTTAAAAATTCTTCTGACAGTCCAAATACAGAAAAAAGGAACATGCCAATTTCTTTCCCGAATACAGGCAAAAGCAGGGCAACTAAAATGACAAAAACCATCGCAATTGTAAGCAAAACCGACATACCCCTTGCTACTATAAATGATCTGCTCTCTGAGACATCATAGGCGCGATTAAAGGCACGGACAATAGCGTTAATCCCATTTGAGGCAGACCACAAAGTGGCAAGGATCCCAAACGACAGCAATCCTCCATTTGAATTGCTGACGATTTCAGCCAATGTTTCTTTGATAATAGCAACGGATTCTCCGGGTGCATATTGCGCAAGAAAATTCAGTATATCTTCCTGAGAAAGCGGAAGAAAGGCTATAAGAGTCATTAAAAAGATTAAAAATGGAAACAGTGAAAGTAAAAAGAAATAGGCGAGCTCTGCCGAAAGGCCAATGATTTCATCTTTTGAAAAACGCTCAAACAGATCTCTCAGGATGGATTTCTGTTTATGCTGGTGCTGCTTCACGCTTTTCATTTATTCACCTCTCTTTGTGATCTGTTATAAACCTTTCTTTTGTTTCTTCTATCATTTCAATCATTTGAGGTGTTGTTTCTTTTAGTTCATTTATTTTTTCATTGATAAATTCAATATCTTCTTTAGCTTCCTGAATCACGTTTTTTGCCTGATCAATCTGCTGTTTGATCTCTTCTGTCAATAGAGACGGATTTTCAATATAAAGGGCTGTTTTGTCTTTTAAGGATTTTCCCTGTGCGACAAACTGATCTCTTGTCGGCTTATGGAGAAGAGTAAGTGCTCCTCCAACCGCTGCACCGGCAAATAGGCCTTTTAGAAACAAACTGTTCGATTCATTACTCATCTGAAATAACCCCTCTTCTTATAAGTTATGTTCTATTTTAATACGCGCAAGCAAATGAGAACATCCTGTGTACACCATTTCGTAAACCTCTTCAAAGTTGTCTGTAAAATAAGGATCCGGTACGTCTGCCAGATCTGAATCCGGCACAAAATCCATTAACCTTCCGACATAGCCGGTTTTGGAGTAGCCCGCAAGCCTTCTTAAGTAACCAAGGTTTTCATTGTCCATCGCAATAATGTAATCGACTTCCATGAGATCATCAAGGGTCACCTTTCTTGCCTGTATCCCTTCATACCCAATTTTGTGATGATCAAGAATTTTCCTTGTTCCTTCGTGGGGCTGATGTCCGATATGCCAGTCCCCTGTTCCGGCTGAATCTGTCACAATAGCCCTGCTTAGACCCTGCTCCTCAATTAAGTGCCTCATTATTCCTTCTGCCATCGGGGATCGGCATATATTCCCTAAACAAACAAATACTACTTTAATCATCATTTTCCTCCTGCGAACAAGACAATGAGTCATAAAAAACAAGCCTTTTTATTCCTCTTGCTCTATTTATAGTACATTTCTCTATACCTTACCCAAGTGATTTTTTAATAAGCATCTTTTATTTATATAAAACATGTTACAATAAATAATACTTAAATGGGAAAGTTCGAAAGGATGAATTCAGTTGAATAATCTATCAGAAAAATCAGTTGAAAACGTAGAATACATGATTGAACAAATTAAAGAAAAACTGCGCGTCATTAACATCGGAGCGATTAAACCGTCACATTTTGACGAAGAAATGTATGAAGAATTGAAGGATATATACGATTTAGTCATGAAGAAGAATACATTTTCACCAAATGAAATGCAGGCTATTGTTGAAGAGCTTGGAAATCTCCGCAAAGTTTAAATCGGCATTTCCTTTCTAAAAAGAATAAAAAAGATTCTCAGCACGTCCCCTTTTGCATATATGTGTACAAAGGGGGCTGAAAAATGGCTGCAATGTGGTGGCTTGCAACAATTGTTTTATTCCTGTTATTGATTACTTGTATTGTCTT
Proteins encoded in this region:
- a CDS encoding YtxH domain-containing protein: MSNESNSLFLKGLFAGAAVGGALTLLHKPTRDQFVAQGKSLKDKTALYIENPSLLTEEIKQQIDQAKNVIQEAKEDIEFINEKINELKETTPQMIEMIEETKERFITDHKER
- a CDS encoding YihY/virulence factor BrkB family protein, giving the protein MKSVKQHQHKQKSILRDLFERFSKDEIIGLSAELAYFFLLSLFPFLIFLMTLIAFLPLSQEDILNFLAQYAPGESVAIIKETLAEIVSNSNGGLLSFGILATLWSASNGINAIVRAFNRAYDVSESRSFIVARGMSVLLTIAMVFVILVALLLPVFGKEIGMFLFSVFGLSEEFLTVWNMGRWIVSAIILFIVFTALYFFAPNKHLHLKDAMPGAVLATIGWAFVSFAFSYYVGSFGHYSAAYGSLGGIIVLMIWFYLSGMIIMIGGELNAILYKRKGSH
- a CDS encoding low molecular weight protein-tyrosine-phosphatase is translated as MIKVVFVCLGNICRSPMAEGIMRHLIEEQGLSRAIVTDSAGTGDWHIGHQPHEGTRKILDHHKIGYEGIQARKVTLDDLMEVDYIIAMDNENLGYLRRLAGYSKTGYVGRLMDFVPDSDLADVPDPYFTDNFEEVYEMVYTGCSHLLARIKIEHNL
- a CDS encoding BH0509 family protein produces the protein MKRQERKNMIEFIAKMKDIETETLMYMTDEDIEHIYSSAYHSYIQLAE
- a CDS encoding DUF1128 domain-containing protein; this encodes MNNLSEKSVENVEYMIEQIKEKLRVINIGAIKPSHFDEEMYEELKDIYDLVMKKNTFSPNEMQAIVEELGNLRKV
- a CDS encoding MFS transporter produces the protein MPKFKFAILVSIVAISGFSQGMLLPLIAIIFEQEGYSSSVNGLHATGLYIGVLIASPFMEGPLKRFGFKPLILVGGIMVALCLFGFLWIQSFWFWFLLRLLIGVGDHMLHFSTQTWITSISSEENRGRNISLYGLFFGLGFAAGPLLVPLAEISPSLPFILSGSISLIAWAFVFFLKNDFPEQDMGSTSFFGTAKRFAKASKLAWVAFLPTFGYGFLEASLNGNYPVYALRTGIDVSSVSIILSSFAIGAIVFQLPLGIISDRFGRRNTLLFVMLFGFISFMAASFADTLIPLVICFFTAGMLVGSTFSLGISFMADLLPKNLLPAGNLLCGIFFSIGSISGPFLGGLYIEHVASANFFHVVSFILLLIFITTAFFKQPAFKTANN